In the genome of Rhizobium rosettiformans, one region contains:
- a CDS encoding heavy metal translocating P-type ATPase has product MNAPLKDHAVSFEPVTLRIEGMSCASCVGRIENALKAVPGVADASVNLATEMADISFTAPVEHGALVSAVEDAGYSVPATHTEVIIEGMTCASCVGRVESALNAVPGVTQATVNLATERASLQGNATAADLIKAVERAGYTARVVDGGSQQQDEDAARKDREQAELQRAVLTAAVLTLPVFVLEMGSHLLPGMHDLIMRTIGMQWSWYLQFALTTAVLFGPGIRFYKKGFPALGRFAPDMNSLVAVGTIAAYAYSMVATFAPSLLPAGTINVYYEAAAVIVTLILLGRYMEARAKGRTSEAIKRLVGLQARTARVRRDGKTVEIAIGEVEPGDVVEVRPGERVPVDGEVTEGESYIDESMITGEPIPVAKAAGSAVVGGTVNQKGALAFRATAVGGATVLSQIIRMVEQAQGSKLPIQAMVDKVTMWFVPVVIGVAVLTFLIWLVLGPEPALTFALVNAVAVLIIACPCAMGLATPTSIMVGTGRGAEMGVLFRKGEALQLLKDAKVVAVDKTGTLTEGKPALTDLEIAGEFERNDVLAHVAAVEAKSEHPIARAIVEAAEAEGLALPAISGFDSVTGFGVKAEAGGVSIEIGADRYMEKLGLDVSAFAETAARLGDEGKSPLYAAIGGKLAAIIAVADPIKETTPEAIRALHDLGLKVAMITGDNRRTAEAIARKLGIDKVVAEVLPEGKVETVKALKAEHGKLAFVGDGINDAPALAEADVGIAIGTGTDIAIEAADVVLMSGSLRGVPNAIALSKGTIRNIKQNLFWAFAYNAALIPVAAGVLYPVSGVLLSPVLAAGAMALSSIFVLGNALRLKRWKPPMVSAIGKAPQSGRPTTSDTSSNVRKMQRDAA; this is encoded by the coding sequence ATGAACGCCCCGCTTAAAGATCATGCAGTTTCATTCGAACCAGTAACACTTCGCATTGAGGGCATGAGTTGTGCCTCATGTGTGGGCCGCATTGAGAATGCGCTGAAGGCCGTACCGGGTGTCGCGGACGCCAGCGTTAACTTGGCAACAGAGATGGCCGATATTTCGTTCACTGCTCCCGTCGAGCACGGCGCCCTCGTGTCCGCGGTTGAGGATGCGGGGTATTCGGTTCCCGCAACCCACACCGAGGTCATCATTGAGGGCATGACCTGCGCGTCATGCGTGGGGCGCGTCGAAAGCGCGCTCAATGCGGTTCCAGGCGTCACGCAAGCGACAGTCAACCTCGCCACGGAGCGCGCGAGCCTGCAGGGAAATGCCACCGCTGCCGATCTTATAAAGGCAGTCGAAAGGGCGGGTTATACGGCCCGAGTGGTCGATGGCGGTTCACAGCAACAGGACGAGGACGCCGCCCGTAAGGATCGCGAGCAGGCAGAGTTGCAGCGCGCCGTCCTTACTGCGGCGGTGCTGACGCTTCCGGTATTCGTATTGGAGATGGGCTCGCATCTCCTCCCGGGCATGCACGACCTCATCATGCGCACGATCGGAATGCAGTGGAGCTGGTACCTTCAGTTTGCGCTTACGACGGCCGTGCTTTTCGGCCCCGGCATCCGTTTCTACAAAAAAGGCTTTCCCGCGTTGGGGAGGTTTGCGCCCGACATGAATTCGCTGGTGGCGGTCGGCACCATTGCGGCCTACGCTTATTCCATGGTCGCGACCTTCGCGCCCTCGCTTCTACCGGCGGGCACGATCAACGTCTACTACGAGGCGGCGGCTGTAATCGTAACTCTCATTCTGCTCGGTCGCTATATGGAGGCACGCGCCAAAGGCCGCACGTCGGAAGCCATCAAGCGGCTTGTCGGCCTGCAAGCCAGGACCGCCCGCGTGCGCCGCGACGGCAAGACGGTCGAGATCGCCATCGGCGAGGTTGAGCCGGGTGATGTGGTCGAGGTGCGCCCGGGAGAACGCGTGCCAGTGGACGGCGAGGTGACCGAAGGCGAAAGCTACATCGACGAATCCATGATTACCGGTGAGCCGATTCCGGTGGCCAAGGCGGCCGGTAGCGCTGTGGTCGGCGGAACGGTCAACCAGAAGGGCGCGCTCGCCTTCCGCGCTACAGCCGTCGGCGGGGCGACGGTGCTTTCCCAGATCATTCGCATGGTCGAGCAGGCGCAGGGCTCCAAGCTGCCTATCCAGGCGATGGTGGACAAGGTAACCATGTGGTTCGTGCCGGTGGTGATCGGGGTGGCGGTGCTCACCTTCCTCATCTGGCTCGTCCTCGGGCCGGAGCCGGCGCTGACATTCGCTCTGGTGAATGCCGTCGCCGTGCTCATCATCGCCTGCCCGTGCGCAATGGGGCTCGCCACTCCTACCTCGATCATGGTGGGTACGGGGCGTGGGGCCGAGATGGGAGTGCTTTTCCGCAAGGGTGAAGCCCTCCAACTCCTCAAGGACGCCAAGGTTGTCGCAGTCGACAAGACGGGCACGCTCACCGAGGGCAAACCGGCGCTCACCGATCTGGAGATCGCAGGCGAGTTCGAACGCAATGACGTGCTGGCGCACGTCGCGGCGGTGGAGGCCAAGTCCGAGCATCCGATCGCCCGTGCCATTGTCGAGGCGGCCGAAGCCGAAGGGCTTGCGCTGCCGGCGATCAGCGGTTTTGATTCGGTGACCGGTTTCGGCGTCAAGGCCGAGGCGGGGGGGGTGTCCATCGAGATCGGTGCGGACCGCTACATGGAGAAACTCGGTCTCGACGTCTCTGCCTTCGCTGAAACCGCAGCACGCCTCGGTGACGAGGGCAAGTCCCCCCTCTATGCCGCGATCGGTGGCAAGCTCGCAGCCATCATTGCGGTGGCCGATCCGATCAAGGAGACGACGCCCGAAGCGATCAGGGCATTGCACGATCTGGGTCTCAAAGTGGCAATGATCACCGGCGATAACCGGCGCACGGCAGAGGCTATCGCCAGAAAGCTCGGTATCGACAAGGTGGTAGCCGAAGTCTTGCCCGAGGGTAAGGTCGAGACAGTGAAGGCGCTCAAGGCCGAGCATGGCAAGCTCGCCTTTGTCGGTGACGGTATCAATGACGCCCCGGCGCTCGCTGAGGCCGATGTCGGCATCGCGATCGGCACGGGCACCGATATTGCCATTGAGGCCGCAGACGTGGTGCTGATGTCGGGAAGCCTGAGAGGCGTGCCGAATGCCATCGCTCTTTCGAAGGGCACGATCCGCAACATCAAGCAGAACTTGTTCTGGGCCTTCGCCTACAACGCGGCGCTAATCCCGGTGGCTGCCGGGGTGCTCTATCCCGTGTCCGGTGTCCTGCTCTCTCCTGTGCTGGCGGCGGGTGCGATGGCACTTTCGAGCATCTTCGTGCTCGGCAATGCGCTGCGCCTTAAGCGGTGGAAGCCGCCCATGGTGTCGGCGATCGGCAAGGCGCCCCAATCTGGGCGCCCGACAACATCGGATACCTCAAGCAATGTGCGCAAAATGCAAAGGGACGCGGCATGA
- the cueR gene encoding Cu(I)-responsive transcriptional regulator gives MNIGEAARVSGVSAKMIRYYEQNGLIPPAERTASGYRDYSTNDVHMLRFIRRARDLGFSVAEINELLGLWRDRSRQSVDVKRIALARIRDLRRKIEEMEQMAASLEHLAACCSGDNRPDCPILADLENPDDGDQPKRPRGAIN, from the coding sequence ATGAACATCGGTGAAGCAGCGCGCGTCTCTGGCGTGAGCGCGAAGATGATACGCTACTATGAGCAGAATGGGCTCATCCCGCCGGCTGAGCGAACCGCGTCGGGCTATCGCGACTACTCCACCAATGACGTGCACATGCTTCGCTTCATCCGGCGCGCGCGCGATCTCGGTTTTTCGGTCGCCGAAATTAACGAGCTTCTGGGATTGTGGCGCGACCGCAGTCGCCAGAGCGTCGACGTCAAGCGTATCGCACTGGCCCGTATCCGGGATCTACGCCGCAAGATCGAGGAGATGGAGCAAATGGCAGCATCATTGGAGCATCTTGCGGCGTGCTGCTCGGGCGACAATCGACCCGACTGCCCCATCCTCGCCGATCTAGAAAATCCTGACGATGGCGATCAACCGAAACGGCCGCGTGGCGCGATCAACTAG
- a CDS encoding glycosyltransferase, with protein sequence MVEAMALGCPVISSDRASMPEICGDAALLASPSDPERWVQCVAYLLQSMSLRQELAARGRERSKIYSWNKSAEGYLDLLASQN encoded by the coding sequence ATCGTCGAAGCCATGGCACTAGGGTGCCCGGTCATCTCGTCAGACCGTGCCAGTATGCCGGAAATCTGCGGTGACGCAGCATTATTGGCCTCACCATCAGATCCTGAACGTTGGGTCCAATGTGTTGCATATCTTCTGCAATCGATGAGTCTCCGCCAGGAACTGGCGGCTCGCGGACGCGAGCGAAGCAAAATCTATTCTTGGAACAAGAGTGCCGAAGGCTATTTAGACCTACTCGCGTCACAAAATTGA
- a CDS encoding IS256 family transposase yields MTDDMMNLRSLVEKSADADLLREMIGFAAEKLMALEVSAKTGAGYGEKNSFRLAQRNGYRDRDWETRAGTVELRIPKLRTGSYFPSFLEPRRMAEKALTAVIQEAYIQGVSTRSVDDLVKAMGMSGISKSQVSRLCEEIDDKVKAFLDRPIEGEWPYLWIDATYLKVRRGGRIVSVAVIIAVGVNTDGRREVLGMEIGTSEAEAIWTEFLRKLTRRGLRGVKLVVSDAHEGIKAAVSKVLSATWQRCRVHFMRNALAHAGKSGRRVVSAFIATAFAQDTPEAASTQWRNVADQIRPKVPKLATLMDSAEQDVLAYMTFPRQHWAKLHSTNPIERLNGEIKRRTEVVGIFPNDDAIVRLVGALLLEQNDEWAVQRSRYMTLETIAAMSDDPLISLPAAS; encoded by the coding sequence ATGACCGACGACATGATGAACCTGCGCTCACTCGTTGAGAAGAGCGCTGATGCAGATTTGCTGCGCGAGATGATCGGCTTTGCTGCCGAGAAGCTGATGGCGCTGGAAGTGAGTGCGAAGACCGGCGCGGGCTATGGCGAGAAGAACAGCTTCCGACTTGCCCAGCGCAACGGCTACCGCGATCGAGACTGGGAGACACGAGCAGGAACCGTCGAACTGCGCATTCCCAAGCTTCGCACAGGCAGCTACTTCCCGAGTTTCCTAGAACCGCGCCGAATGGCCGAGAAGGCTCTGACGGCAGTCATTCAAGAGGCTTACATCCAAGGCGTTTCGACCCGATCCGTCGATGATCTCGTCAAGGCGATGGGCATGTCGGGCATCTCCAAGAGCCAGGTATCGCGGCTCTGCGAAGAGATCGATGACAAGGTCAAAGCCTTCCTCGACCGCCCTATCGAGGGCGAGTGGCCATATCTCTGGATCGATGCCACCTACCTGAAGGTTCGTCGCGGCGGTCGTATTGTCTCGGTAGCGGTCATCATCGCCGTGGGTGTGAACACTGACGGCCGGCGCGAGGTGCTCGGCATGGAAATAGGCACATCCGAGGCAGAAGCGATCTGGACCGAGTTCCTACGCAAGCTGACCAGACGGGGCCTGCGCGGCGTCAAGCTCGTGGTCTCCGATGCACACGAGGGCATCAAGGCAGCCGTATCGAAGGTGCTTTCCGCAACATGGCAGAGGTGCAGGGTTCACTTCATGCGCAATGCCCTCGCTCATGCGGGCAAGAGCGGACGGCGTGTCGTCTCCGCCTTCATCGCCACGGCCTTTGCCCAGGACACCCCGGAGGCGGCAAGCACCCAATGGCGCAATGTCGCCGACCAGATCAGGCCGAAGGTGCCGAAACTCGCCACGCTGATGGATAGCGCCGAGCAGGACGTGCTCGCCTACATGACCTTTCCCAGGCAGCACTGGGCAAAGCTTCATTCCACAAATCCGATCGAGCGTCTCAACGGCGAGATCAAGCGACGCACAGAAGTCGTCGGCATCTTCCCCAACGACGATGCCATCGTCAGGCTCGTTGGGGCGCTGCTGCTCGAGCAAAACGACGAGTGGGCCGTTCAGCGATCCCGCTACATGACACTTGAGACCATAGCAGCAATGAGCGATGATCCACTTATCAGCCTGCCAGCCGCAAGCTGA